One segment of Solanum stenotomum isolate F172 chromosome 1, ASM1918654v1, whole genome shotgun sequence DNA contains the following:
- the LOC125864348 gene encoding hypersensitive-induced response protein 1-like, with protein MGQAFGCIQVDQSTVAIKENIGKYDGVLGPGFHFMPWCFGSQLAGYLSLRVQQLDITCESKTKDNVFVTLVASIQYRALADKAADAFYKLSNTKEQIQAYVFDVIRATVPTLELDKVFEQKTEIAKTVGERLEKVMSLYGYEIVQTLIVDVEPDDQVKSSMNEINAASRLREAAFERAEGEKILQIKQAEGEAESKYLAGLGIARQRQAIIEGLKESVIGFSTSVPGASTKDVMDMILITQYFDTMKEIGVSSNSSAVFIPHELEDVTSEQR; from the exons ATGGGACAAGCTTTTGGTTGTATTCAAGTGGATCAATCCACAGTTGCTATTAAGGAAAATATTGGCAAGTATGATGGTGTTCTTGGTCCTGGTTTTCACTTCATGCCTTGGTGTTTTGGAAGCCAATTAGCTGGTTATCTTTCACTTAGAGTCCAACAACTTGACATTACATGTGAATCCAAGACTAAG GATAATGTTTTTGTGACTTTGGTTGCTTCAATCCAATACAGAGCCTTGGCAGACAAGGCAGCTGATGCTTTCTATAAACTAAGCAACACAAAGGAGCAGATTCAAGCATATGTCTTTGATG TTATTAGGGCAACTGTTCCAACATTGGAGCTGGATAAAGTTTTTGAACAGAAAACTGAGATAGCGAAAACAGTAGGGGAGCGACTCGAAAAG GTTATGTCACTTTATGGATATGAGATAGTTCAGACTCTTATTGTAGATGTTGAACCAGATGATCAAGTGAAAAGTTCAATGAATGAGATTAATGCAG CTTCAAGATTGAGAGAAGCTGCATTTGAGAGAGCAGAAGGAGAGAAGATTCTGCAGATAAAGCAAGCAGAAGGAGAAGCAGAATCAAAGTACTTAGCAGGGCTAGGAATTGCTCGTCAACGACAAGCTATCATAGAAGGGCTCAAAGAAAGTGTGATTGGCTTCTCTACTAGTGTTCCAGGGGCATCAACCAAAGATGTCATGGACATGATTTTGATCACCCAATACTTTGATACAATGAAAGAGATAGGTGTCTCATCTAATTCATCTGCTGTTTTCATTCCTCATGAGCTAGAGGATGTGACTTCTGAACAGAGATAA
- the LOC125864337 gene encoding mitochondrial outer membrane protein porin of 36 kDa has product MVKGPGPYSDIGKKARDLLYRDYVTDHKFTVTTYSTTGVAITASGLKKGELFLADVSTQLKNKNITTDVKVDTNSNVYTTITVDEPAPGLKTIFSFVVPDQKSGKVELQYLHEYAGINTSIGLTASPLVNFSGVAGNNTVALGTDLSFDTATGNFTKCNAGLSFSSSDLIASLALNDKGDTVSASYYHTVKPVTNTAVGAELTHSFSSNENTLTIGTQHLLDPLTTVKARVNSYGKASALIQHEWRPKSLFTISGEVDTRAIEKSAKIGLAVALKP; this is encoded by the exons ATGGTGAAGGGACCTGGACCTTACTCCGATATCGGCAAAAAAGCTAGAg aTCTTCTGTACAGGGACTATGTCACTGACCATAAGTTCACCGTCACTACGTACAGCACAACGGGAGTG GCTATTACCGCATCTGGTCTGAAGAAAGGTGAATTATTCTTGGCGGATGTTAGCACCCAGCTGAAGAACAAAAACATTACCACTGATGTAAAAGTGGACACCAATTCCAAT GTTTACACTACCATCACTGTTGATGAACCTGCACCAGGACTCAAGACAATTTTCAGCTTTGTCGTACCAGACCAGAAGTCTGGAAAG GTAGAGCTCCAGTACTTGCATGAGTATGCTGGGATCAACACTAGCATTGGACTTACAGCAAGTCCTCTTGTCAACTTCTCTGGCGTTGCTGGAAACAATACCGTTGCTTTGGGCACTGATCTATCATTTGACACTGCCACAGGCAATTTCACAAAATGCAATGCTGGTCTGAGTTTTTCTTCGTCTGATCTGATTGCTTCTTTAGCATT GAATGACAAGGGTGATACCGTCAGTGCTTCCTACTACCACACCGTGAAGCCAGTGACAAACACAGCTGTTGGTGCAGAGTTGACTCACAGCTTCTCAAGCAATGAGAACACACTCACCATTGGGACACAACATTTGTTGGACCCATTGACCACGGTGAAGGCTCGTGTTAACAGCTATGGTAAGGCAAGTGCTCTCATCCAACACGAGTGGCGACCAAAATCCCTCTTCACAATATCTGGTGAAGTTGACACCAGGGCAATTGAAAAGAGCGCCAAGATCGGGTTGGCTGTAGCCCTCAAGCCATGA